One genomic segment of Candidatus Nitrospira nitrificans includes these proteins:
- a CDS encoding TonB-dependent receptor, whose amino-acid sequence MNMRWVRLLLTVILSAASISFAWAHDPDEPELEVPEVSVVAERPVAASSQQFIPDKEVVLQPQGRPAQVLRLIPGFVAVEHSGGAGKADQYFLRGFDADHGTDVAFLFDGMPINLRTHAHGQGYTDLNFIIPETIAGLDVYKGTYLPEFGDFATAGVVNFKTRDVVKEGIIQGAGGEYHAQRYLLMFSPTKDRVRTLIAAEGYYSNGPYINDNQYHRANVFGKLTTNLTGRDELSLQATFLQSRWDGSGEIPFRAVSTGVLDRFGSIDPTEGGNTLRTTGQLNYHYDTTSNGQFFANAYGQYYRLDLFTNFTYFLRDPSNGDGFAQFDRRAIYGGDIGYKQRAEFLGVPIVGTVGFQVRADDINLRLGTQRIRIPTGTTVDSKVFQASYSPFFKAEAQPFPWMRLVGGVRSEFFTFDVGNRCPTCPEQPSGKAASSIVLPKISMIVGPWARTELFLNYGEGFHSNDARSAVTLGSSPLARGRNYEIGLRSKPWGPEGLELIATAWRLDLQSELVFVGDEGTTEIRGGSRRQGFEIAARGKVWGPLYVNGSFTWTHAEFRNGDAIPLAPEYTAYGAAILQWPEGLTSQLQATYLGVRPLIEDRSIKSPSWITFDLSERYRIPVKLPHGRLEAFLFIQNLFNTKWEQAIFAFESRLRTEPAGVTDIHFVPGNPRTVMGGLAWYF is encoded by the coding sequence ATGAATATGCGATGGGTTCGTCTCCTCCTGACCGTCATCCTGAGCGCAGCCTCCATATCGTTCGCATGGGCTCACGACCCGGATGAGCCTGAGCTGGAAGTGCCGGAAGTTTCCGTCGTCGCGGAACGACCGGTGGCGGCCTCTTCGCAACAGTTCATCCCCGACAAGGAAGTCGTGTTGCAGCCTCAGGGGAGACCTGCCCAAGTGCTGCGGCTCATCCCGGGGTTCGTCGCCGTGGAACATTCGGGCGGAGCCGGAAAAGCCGACCAATACTTTCTGCGCGGCTTTGATGCCGACCACGGGACCGATGTGGCGTTTCTATTCGACGGAATGCCGATCAACCTGCGCACCCATGCGCACGGACAGGGCTATACCGACCTCAACTTCATCATTCCAGAGACCATCGCCGGACTCGACGTGTACAAAGGCACGTACCTCCCAGAGTTCGGAGACTTCGCCACGGCGGGCGTGGTGAATTTCAAAACGCGCGATGTCGTGAAGGAAGGTATCATCCAAGGAGCAGGCGGGGAGTATCACGCGCAACGCTATCTCCTCATGTTTTCGCCGACGAAGGATCGGGTGCGGACATTGATCGCGGCGGAAGGCTATTATTCGAACGGCCCCTATATCAACGACAATCAATACCATCGCGCCAATGTATTCGGGAAACTGACCACGAACTTGACCGGGCGGGACGAACTCAGCTTGCAAGCCACCTTTCTGCAGTCCAGATGGGACGGCTCCGGCGAGATTCCGTTCAGAGCCGTCAGCACCGGGGTACTCGATCGCTTTGGGTCGATCGATCCGACGGAGGGGGGTAACACGCTTCGGACGACCGGCCAACTGAATTATCACTACGACACGACGAGCAACGGCCAGTTCTTTGCCAATGCCTACGGCCAATATTATCGGTTGGACCTGTTCACGAATTTTACGTATTTCCTCAGGGACCCCTCCAACGGCGACGGCTTTGCCCAGTTCGATCGCCGCGCTATTTACGGCGGGGACATCGGCTACAAGCAGCGCGCAGAGTTCTTAGGTGTCCCCATCGTCGGGACGGTGGGATTTCAGGTCAGAGCGGATGATATCAACCTCAGGTTGGGGACACAAAGGATCAGGATTCCAACCGGAACAACCGTCGACAGCAAAGTCTTTCAAGCCTCCTACTCGCCGTTCTTCAAAGCGGAAGCACAGCCGTTCCCCTGGATGAGGCTCGTCGGAGGTGTGCGGAGCGAGTTTTTTACCTTCGATGTCGGCAACCGCTGTCCCACCTGTCCGGAGCAACCGTCCGGCAAGGCCGCCTCCAGCATCGTCCTCCCCAAAATCAGCATGATTGTTGGCCCGTGGGCCAGGACGGAACTCTTCTTAAACTATGGCGAAGGATTTCACAGCAACGACGCGCGGTCGGCCGTGACGCTCGGCTCTTCTCCGCTGGCTCGCGGCAGAAACTATGAGATCGGCCTCCGGTCCAAGCCCTGGGGACCTGAGGGGCTCGAATTGATCGCCACAGCCTGGCGGCTCGATTTGCAGTCCGAACTCGTCTTTGTAGGCGACGAGGGGACGACTGAGATCCGTGGGGGCAGCAGACGGCAAGGCTTTGAAATAGCCGCGCGCGGCAAAGTGTGGGGTCCCCTCTACGTCAACGGCAGCTTTACCTGGACGCACGCGGAGTTCCGCAACGGCGACGCCATTCCGCTGGCGCCTGAATATACGGCCTATGGCGCGGCCATCTTACAGTGGCCTGAAGGGCTCACCTCTCAATTGCAAGCGACGTATCTCGGCGTTCGGCCGCTCATCGAAGATCGGAGCATCAAGTCGCCTTCATGGATTACCTTCGATCTCTCGGAACGCTACCGCATACCGGTCAAATTGCCGCACGGGCGTTTGGAAGCATTTCTCTTCATTCAAAACTTGTTCAACACGAAGTGGGAGCAGGCGATTTTTGCGTTCGAATCGCGCCTGCGAACTGAGCCGGCTGGAGTGACGGACATCCACTTTGTACCGGGGAATCCTCGGACAGTCATGGGAGGGTTGGCCTGGTATTTTTGA
- the nikR gene encoding nickel-responsive transcriptional regulator NikR produces the protein MKKLVRFGVSLDHHLLNAFDRHIERRKYTNRSEALRDLIRNNLVGQEWDENKETVGTITFVYDHHVRDLTSKLTDIQHDYHGQILSGMHVHLDHDYCLEVLVVKGKGSDIRKVADALVSVKGVKHGKLTMTTTGKGLD, from the coding sequence ATGAAAAAGCTGGTGCGGTTCGGTGTCTCGCTCGACCATCATCTCTTGAATGCCTTCGATCGCCATATCGAACGACGCAAGTACACCAACCGATCTGAAGCGTTGCGCGATCTCATCCGCAACAATCTGGTCGGCCAAGAATGGGATGAGAACAAGGAAACGGTCGGCACCATCACGTTCGTGTACGACCATCATGTGCGGGATCTGACGAGCAAGTTGACGGACATTCAGCATGACTACCATGGTCAGATCCTCTCCGGCATGCATGTGCATCTCGATCATGACTATTGCTTGGAAGTCCTGGTGGTGAAAGGCAAAGGATCCGACATTCGAAAAGTAGCTGATGCGTTAGTGAGCGTGAAAGGAGTGAAACACGGGAAGTTGACCATGACGACGACCGGAAAGGGCCTGGACTAA
- a CDS encoding sigma-70 family RNA polymerase sigma factor, which translates to MSVMSSETAKQAQDQEWAQLIALTAQGDQAALATFYDRTSPQVFGLVYKILNNRESAEEVTMDVYAQVWRQAHAYDRTRGAPGAWLMTLARTRAIDRFRAGAAEHGRIESLDAAHLFASEEDTPEQEVEGQERRRFVQQALAALTAEQRQAIALAYFYGLSQSEIAEQLRVPLGTVKTRIRLGMIKLREALAPYETGLVS; encoded by the coding sequence ATGTCAGTCATGTCATCGGAAACAGCCAAGCAAGCTCAAGACCAAGAATGGGCGCAATTGATCGCCCTCACGGCGCAGGGTGATCAGGCCGCGCTTGCGACGTTTTACGACCGCACCAGCCCCCAGGTATTCGGGCTGGTCTATAAGATTCTCAATAATCGTGAATCCGCCGAAGAAGTCACTATGGACGTCTACGCCCAAGTGTGGCGGCAGGCCCATGCCTACGATCGAACCCGAGGCGCGCCGGGCGCCTGGCTGATGACCTTGGCCCGCACGAGGGCGATCGACCGATTTCGCGCGGGAGCAGCCGAACATGGCCGGATCGAATCGTTGGATGCCGCGCACTTGTTTGCCAGCGAGGAGGACACGCCGGAACAGGAAGTCGAAGGGCAAGAGCGCCGGAGGTTCGTGCAGCAGGCCTTGGCGGCGCTGACTGCGGAACAGCGGCAAGCCATTGCGCTGGCTTATTTCTATGGGTTGAGTCAGAGCGAAATCGCCGAGCAACTGCGGGTGCCCCTGGGGACCGTGAAGACGAGAATTCGATTGGGGATGATCAAATTGCGCGAAGCGCTCGCGCCCTATGAGACAGGATTAGTGTCGTGA
- a CDS encoding cupin domain-containing protein: MTETKLPEELEEQAMLYALGILDEDDRPVFMASLQGEAHPLRQATRAYQATTEVLAEAVAPITPPSALRERLVKQVALEAAREAEQFELAADTLALGVVPLTPRASVRERLLSRIEGQSDIRLENEQSVRGLSETPVLVNDAGRTQSERPLSREGGALSSWLRSCRAAVSNFLRVLAIRSVTSERLRYWKAKMTLQQPTKGLTFIKATEGVWREIAPGVTAKLLAFDPVSRRTTALLRFASGTRYAPHRHTEVEELYVLEGGCSIAGREMTVGDYHRAEAGTEHYDTSTDDGCVLLAISSPQNELLP, translated from the coding sequence GTGACAGAGACCAAGCTGCCGGAAGAATTGGAAGAGCAGGCGATGCTCTATGCCCTGGGAATCTTGGATGAGGACGATCGTCCTGTCTTCATGGCGAGCCTCCAAGGAGAGGCGCATCCCTTGCGCCAAGCGACAAGGGCTTATCAAGCGACCACGGAGGTCTTGGCTGAGGCCGTGGCTCCGATCACGCCTCCTTCGGCTCTTCGGGAACGGCTCGTCAAGCAAGTCGCCTTGGAGGCTGCTCGGGAAGCCGAGCAGTTTGAGTTAGCCGCCGATACCCTGGCCTTAGGGGTTGTCCCTCTAACGCCTCGGGCTTCTGTGCGGGAACGGCTCCTGTCGCGAATCGAGGGGCAATCGGATATCCGACTTGAAAACGAACAATCGGTGCGCGGCCTAAGTGAAACGCCTGTCCTCGTGAATGATGCGGGAAGGACTCAAAGCGAGAGACCCCTTTCCCGAGAGGGTGGCGCTCTCTCCTCGTGGCTGCGGTCTTGCCGGGCGGCCGTGTCAAACTTCCTGCGGGTTCTTGCGATCCGTTCCGTGACGTCCGAGCGGCTCAGATATTGGAAGGCCAAGATGACGCTTCAACAGCCAACGAAGGGACTCACCTTCATCAAGGCGACCGAAGGAGTTTGGCGAGAGATCGCGCCGGGAGTGACGGCCAAGTTGTTGGCCTTCGATCCGGTTTCTCGCAGAACCACCGCCCTCTTACGTTTTGCATCAGGCACCCGTTATGCGCCGCATCGCCACACCGAGGTGGAAGAACTCTATGTGCTTGAGGGCGGTTGCAGTATCGCCGGCCGTGAGATGACGGTCGGGGACTATCATCGCGCCGAAGCCGGCACGGAACACTATGACACTTCGACCGACGACGGGTGTGTGCTGCTCGCGATTTCCTCTCCCCAGAACGAATTGCTTCCATAG
- a CDS encoding DUF3842 family protein: protein MRVCVIDGRGGGLGSRLVSGLRGALNCDCQILALGTNLAAAEAMRDAGAEQVAWGIEAIAKVLPTVDVIVTSLNLVLPGALLGEVTPEIVGTILEAKAKKVLLPLNRARVEIVGTEGRTMDRLIDECLVRVRVVVQATCHA from the coding sequence GTGCGGGTCTGTGTGATCGACGGCCGCGGCGGTGGACTGGGTTCCCGTCTGGTGTCGGGATTGAGAGGGGCCTTGAATTGCGACTGCCAAATCCTGGCGTTGGGAACCAACCTCGCGGCCGCTGAAGCGATGCGGGACGCAGGGGCCGAACAGGTTGCGTGGGGAATCGAGGCGATCGCAAAGGTATTGCCGACCGTTGATGTCATTGTGACCTCGTTGAACTTGGTATTGCCTGGGGCCCTGTTGGGTGAAGTCACTCCCGAGATTGTTGGAACGATTCTTGAGGCGAAGGCCAAGAAGGTGCTGTTGCCGCTGAATCGAGCCCGGGTAGAAATCGTGGGGACCGAAGGCCGAACGATGGATAGGTTGATTGACGAGTGCCTCGTACGAGTCCGCGTTGTCGTACAAGCAACCTGCCACGCATAA